A genomic stretch from Salvelinus namaycush isolate Seneca chromosome 25, SaNama_1.0, whole genome shotgun sequence includes:
- the LOC120020323 gene encoding myosin-6 isoform X2: MGDAHMAEFGPAAPYLRKSDRERLEAQTRPFDMKKECFVPDTEVEFVKASITSRDGDKVTADTANGKTVTVKDCDVHPQNPPKFDKIEDMAMFTFLHEPAVLFNLKERYAAWMIYTYSGLFCVTVNPYKWLPVYNQEVVSAYRGKKRSEAPPHIFSISDNAYQYMLTDRENQSILITGESGAGKTVNTKRVIQYYASIAAVGGKKDTASEKKGTLEDQIIQANPALEAFGNAKTIRNDNSSRFGKFIRIHFAASGKLASADIETYLLEKSRVTFQLKAERDYHIFYQILSQRKPELLEMMLITNNPYDYQFISQGETTVASIDDGDELCATDEAFDVLGFTQEEKNGIYKLTGAIMHYGNMKFKLKQREEQAEADGTEDADKVSYLMGLNSADLIKGLCHPRVKVGNEWVTKGQTVQQVNYSIGALSKSVYEKMFLWMVVRINQSLDTKQPRQYFIGVLDIAGFEIFDYNTFEQLCINFTNEKLQQFFNHHMFVLEQEEYKKEGIEWEFIDFGMDLQACIDLIEKPMGIMSILEEECMFPKASDATFKSKLYDNHLGKSNNFQKPRLMKGKPEAHFSLIHYAGTVDYNIFNWLVKNKDPLNETVVGLFQKSNLKLLTVLFQNYAGTDAADDSKASGKKKKGSSFQTVSALHRENLNKLMTNLRSTHPHFVRCIIPNETKTPGAMENPLVMHQLRCNGVLEGIRICRKGFPNRVLYGDFKQRYRILNPAAIPEGQFIDSKKGAEKLLGSLDIDHTQYRFGHTKVFFKAGLLGQLEEMRDDRLSLIITGIQSRARGLLARAEFQKIVERRDALLVIQWNVRAFMGVKNWPWMKLFFKIKPLLKSAESEKEMANMKEEFLKLKEAYAKSEARRKELEEKMVSLLQEKNDLQLSVQAEQDNLCDAEERCEQLIKHKIQLEAKSKELTERLEDEEEMNAELTAKKRKLEDECSEIKKDIDDLELTLAKVEKEKHATENKVKNLTEEMAALDEIIAKLTKEKKALQEAHQQTLDDLQSEEDKVNTLTKAKAKLEQQVDDLEGSLEQEKKVRMDLERAKRKLEGDLKLTQESLMDLENDKQQLEERLKKKDFEVSQLNSKIEDEQAANIQLQKKLKELQARIEELEEELEAERAARAKVEKQRADLARELEDISERLEEAGGATSVQIEMNKKRENEFLKLRRDLEEATLQHEATAATLRKKQADSVADLGEQIDNLQRVKQKLEKEKSELRLELDDVVSNMEHIVKSKTNLEKACRTLEDQMSEYRAKYEEGMRSINDFSMCKARLQTENGELSRQLEEKDSLVSQLSRGKLSYTQQIEDLKRQLEEETKAKNALAHAVQSARHDGDLLREQYEEEQEAKAELQRGMSKANSEVAQWRTKYETDAIQRTEELEEAKKKLAQRLQDAEEAVEAVNAKCSSLEKTKHRLQNEIEDLMVDVERSNAAAAALDKKQRNFDKVLSEWKQKYEESQCELESSQKEARSLSTELFKLKNSYEESLDQLETMKRENKNLQEEISDLTEQLGEGGKSIHELEKIRKQLEQEKSEIQSALEEAEASLEHEEGKILRAQLEFNQVKADIERKLTEKDEEMEQSKRNLQRAIDTLQSSLEAECRSRTEALRLKKKMEGDLNEMEIQLSQSNRQASEAQKQLKSVHAHLKDAQLQLDDSLRSNDDLKENIAIVERRNNLMQAELEELRSCLEQTERGRKLAEQELLDISERVQLLHSQNTSLLNQKKKLEADTNQLQTEVEEAVQECRNAEEKAKKAITDAAMMAEELKKEQDTSSHLERMKKNMEQTIKDLQHRLDEAEQIAMKGGKKQVQKLENRVRELENEVEGEQKKGADAIKGIRKYERRIKELTYQTDEDRKNMTRLQDLVDKLQLKVKAYKRSAEEAEEQANNHLGKFRKIQHELDEAEERADIAESQVNKLRAKSRDVGSKKGHDEE; the protein is encoded by the exons ATGGGAGACGCTCATATGGCAGAGTTCGGGCCCGCAGCCCCTTACTTGAGGAAGTCAGACAGGGAGCGTCTGGAGGCCCAGACCCGTCCCTTCGACATGAAGAAGGAATGCTTTGTGCCTGACACCGAAGTGGAATTTGTGAAGGCTTCCATCACCAGCAGAGATGGTGACAAAGTCACCGCTGACACTGCGAATGGGAAG ACTGTGACTGTGAAGGACTGTGATGTCCACCCTCAGAACCCGCCAAAGTTTGATAAAATTGAAGACATGGCGATGTTTACCTTCCTTCATGAGCCAGCTGTGCTGTTCAACCTCAAAGAGCGTTATGCAGCATGGATGATCTAC ACCTACTCCGGGCTGTTCTGTGTCACTGTCAACCCCTACAAGTGGCTGCCAGTATATAACCAGGAGGTGGTCTCAGCCTACAGAGGCAAGAAGAGGAGTGAAGCTCCTCCTCACATCTTCTCTATCTCCGATAACGCCTATCAGTACATGCTGACAG ACAGGGAGAACCAATCCATTCTTATCAC CGGAGAATCTGGTGCTGGGAAGACTGTCAACACCAAGAGAGTCATTCAATACTACgccagtattgcagctgtaggaGGAAAGAAGGACACAGCCTCTGAGAAAAAG GGGACTTTGGAAGATCAAATCATCCAGGCTAACCCAGCTCTGGAGGCCTTTGGTAATGCCAAGACCATTAGAAATGACAACTCCTCAAGATTC GGAAAATTCATCCGAATTCATTTTGCTGCTAGTGGAAAGCTAGCCTCCGCAGACATTGAGACCT ATCTGTTAGAGAAGTCCCGTGTGACTTTCCAGCTCAAGGCTGAGAGAGACTATCACATTTTCTACCAGATTCTTTCCCAAAGGAAACCAGAGTTGCTTG AGATGATGCTCATCACCAACAACCCCTATGACTACCAATTCATCTCCCAAGGAGAGACAACTGTAGCCTCCATCGATGATGGTGATGAGTTGTGTGCCACTGAT GAAGCTTTTGATGTCCTGGGCTTCACTCAGGAGGAGAAGAATGGCATTTACAAGCTGACTGGTGCTATCATGCACTATGGCAACATGAAGTTCAAGCTGAAACAGCGCGAGGAGCAGGCAGAGGCTGATGGCACTGAGG ATGCTGACAAAGTGTCATATCTGATGGGCCTGAACTCTGCTGACCTCATCAAGGGTCTCTGTCACCCAAGGGTCAAAGTAGGGAACGAGTGGGTCACCAAGGGGCAAACTGTCCAACAG GTGAACTATTCCATTGGTGCACTGTCAAAGTCAGTGTATGAAAAGATGTTCCTCTGGATGGTGGTGAGAATCAACCAATCCTTGGACACCAAGCAGCCTCGCCAGTACTTCATTGGTGTATTGGACATCGCTGGGTTTGAGATCTTTGAT TACAACACCTTTGAACAGCTCTGCATCAACTTCACCAATGAAAAGCTGCAACAGTTTTTCAACCACCACATGTTTGTGCTGGAGCAAGAGGAGTACAAGAAAGAGGGAATTGAATGGGAGTTCATCGACTTTGGCATGGACTTGCAGGCTTGCATTGACCTTATTGAAAAG CCAATGGGTATCATGTCCATCCTTGAAGAGGAGTGCATGTTCCCCAAGGCCAGCGATGCTACCTTTAAATCCAAACTTTACGACAACCATCTAGGAAAATCCAACAACTTCCAGAAGCCCAGGCTTATGAAAGGGAAACCAGAGGCTCATTTCTCCCTGATTCACTATGCTGGTACTGTGGACTACAATATTTTCAACTGGCTGGTGAAGAACAAGGATCCACTGAATGAGACTGTGGTCGGACTGTTCCAGAAGTCTAACCTCAAATTGTTGACCGTGCTCTTCCAGAATTATGCTGGAACAGATGCTG CTGATGATAGTAAGGCTAGTGGAAAGAAGAAGAAGGGATCATCCTTTCAGACTGTGTCTGCCTTGCACAGG GAAAACCTGAACAAGCTGATGACCAACTTGAGGTCTACTCACCCTCACTTTGTGCGCTGTATCATCCCCAATGAGACCAAGACTCCTGGGGCCATGGAGAATCCTCTGGTCATGCACCAGCTGCGCTGTAACGGTGTGCTGGAAGGCATCAGGATCTGCAGAAAAGGCTTTCCCAATAGGGTCCTGTATGGAGACTTCAAGCAGAG ATACCGTATCCTGAATCCTGCTGCCATCCCTGAAGGACAGTTTATTGACAGCAAGAAAGGAGCTGAGAAATTACTTGGGTCTTTGGATATTGATCACACTCAATACAGATTTGGACACACTAAG GTGTTCTTCAAGGCTGGTCTACTTGGTCAgctggaggagatgagagatgaCCGTTTGTCCCTCATTATCACTGGAATCCAGTCCAGAGCACGCGGTCTGCTGGCTAGAGCTGAATTCCAGAAGATTGTTGAACGAAG AGATGCATTACTTGTGATCCAATGGAACGTACGTGCCTTCATGGGGGTCAAGAATTGGCCCTGGATGAAGCTATTCTTTAAGATCAAGCCTCTGCTGAAATCTGCTGAGTCTGAGAAGGAGATGGCCAACATGAAGGAGGAGTTCTTGAAGCTAAAAGAGGCTTATGCAAAGTCTGAGGCTCGCAGGAAGGAACTAGAGGAGAAAATGGTCTCTCTTCTCCAAGAGAAAAATGATTTACAGCTTTCAGTTCAGGCG GAGCAAGATAATCTTTGCGATGCTGAGGAAAGATGTGAACAACTGATCAAACACAAGATTCAGTTGGAAGCTAAATCCAAAGAGCTGACTGAGAGactggaggatgaagaggagatgAATGCAGAACTGACTGCTAAGAAGAGGAAACTGGAAGACGAGTGCTCTGAGATAAAGAAGGACATTGATGACCTGGAGCTCACTCTGGCTAAAGTGGAGAAGGAGAAGCATGCCACTGAGAACAAG GTGAAGAACCTGACTGAGGAAATGGCAGCTCTAGATGAAATCATTGCCAAGCTGACCAAGGAGAAGAAAGCTCTCCAGGAGGCTCATCAGCAAACGCTGGATGACCTGCAGAGTGAGGAGGACAAAGTCAACACTCTAACAAAGGCAAAGGCTAAGCTGGAGCAACAAGTTGATGAT CTTGAGGGTTCTCTGGAGCAAGAGAAGAAGGTCCGTATGGATCTTGAAAGAGCCAAGAGGAAGCTCGAGGGAGACTTGAAGTTGACCCAGGAAAGTCTAATGGACCTGGAGAATGATAAACAGCAACTAGAGGAGCGTCTTAAGAA GAAAGACTTTGAGGTCAGCCAGCTGAACAGTAAAATAGAAGATGAGCAAGCAGCTAACATTCAGCTGCAGAAGAAACTGAAGGAGCTTCAG GCTCGAATTGAGGAGCTGGAGGAAGAGCTTGAGGCAGAAAGAGCTGCCCGAGCCAAGGTGGAGAAGCAAAGAGCAGACTTGGCCAGAGAGCTGGAGGACATCAGTGAGAGACTGGAGGAGGCTGGTGGAGCCACATCTGTCCAGATTGAGATGAACAAGAAGAGGGAGAATGAGTTCCTGAAGCTCCGCAGAGACCTTGAAGAGGCAACTCTGCAGCACGAGGCTACAGCTGCCACACTCAGGAAAAAACAAGCTGACAGTGTCGCTGACCTTGGGGAACAAATAGACAACCTGCAGAGAGTGAAGCAGAaactggagaaggagaagagcgAGCTCAGGCTTGAACTTGATGATGTTGTCTCCAACATGGAACATATTGTGAAGTCCAAG ACCAATTTAGAGAAGGCATGCAGGACCTTGGAAGATCAGATGAGTGAATATCGGGCAAAGTATGAGGAGGGCATGCGCAGTATCAATGACTTCAGCATGTGTAAAGCTAGGCTGCAGACAGAGAATG GGGAGCTTTCCAGGCAGCTTGAGGAGAAGGACTCCCTTGTATCTCAGCTAAGTAGAGGGAAGCTGTCCTACACTCAGCAGATTGAGGACCTCAAAAGACAACTGGAGGAGGAGACAAAG GCAAAGAATGCACTAGCCCATGCAGTGCAATCTGCTCGACATGATGGTGACCTGCTCCGAGAGCAGtatgaggaggagcaggaggccaAGGCTGAGCTGCAGCGTGGCATGTCCAAGGCTAACTCTGAGGTGGCTCAGTGGAGAACTAAGTACGAGACTGATGCCATTCAGAGGACTGAGGAGCTGGAGGAAGCCAA GAAGAAACTGGCTCAGCGTCTGCAGGATGCTGAAGAAGCTGTGGAGGCAGTGAACGCCAAGTGTTCCTCCCTGGAGAAGACCAAACACAGACTGCAGAATGAGATTGAAGATCTCATGGTGGATGTGGAACGGTctaatgctgctgctgctgctctggacaagaaacaaagaaacttTGACAAA GTTCTGTCTGAGTGGAAGCAGAAGTATGAGGAGTCTCAGTGTGAGCTAGAGAGCTCCCAGAAAGAGGCCAGGTCTCTGAGCACTGAACTCTTCAAGCTGAAGAACTCCTATGAGGAATCTTTGGATCAGCTCGAGACAATGAAGAGGGAGAACAAGAACCTCCAAG AGGAGATTTCCGACCTTACTGAGCAACTTGGTGAAGGAGGAAAGAGCATCCACGAGCTGGAGAAAATAAGGAAACAGCTGGAACAGGAGAAAAGTGAGATCCAATCTGCTCTGGAGGAAGCTGAG GCTTCTCTGGAGCATGAGGAGGGTAAGATTCTGAGAGCCCAGCTAGAGTTTAATCAGGTAAAGGCTGATATTGAGCGCAAGCTGACTGAGAAGGACGAGGAGATGGAGCAGTCCAAGAGGAATCTGCAGAGGGCCATTGATACCCTGCAGAGCTCTCTTGAGGCAGAGTGCCGGAGCAGGACTGAGGCCCTCAGGCTGaaaaagaagatggagggagacctCAATGAGATGGAAATCCAGCTCAGCCAATCCAACAGGCAGGCATCAGAGGCCCAGAAACAGCTTAAGAGTGTTCATGCTCATCTAAAG GATGCCCAACTCCAGTTAGATGACTCTCTTCGTTCCAATGATGATCTGAAGGAAAACATTGCCATTGTAGAGAGACGCAACAATCTGATGCAGGCAGAGCTGGAGGAGCTTAGAAGCTGTCTTGAACAGACTGAGAGAGGCCGCAAGCTAGCTGAGCAAGAGCTGCTGGACATCAGTGAGAGGGTGCAGCTGCTGCACTCACAG AACACCAGCCTGCTGAACCAAAAGAAGAAGCTGGAGGCCGACACAAACCAGCTTCAGACTGAGGTGGAGGAGGCAGTCCAGGAGTGCAGAAATGCTGAAGAAAAGGCCAAGAAGGCCATTACTGATGCTGCCATGATGGCAGAGGAGTTGAAGAAGGAGCAGGACACCAGTTCTCACCTGGAGCGAATGAAGAAGAACATGGAGCAGACCATCAAGGACCTGCAGCACCGCCTGGATGAGGCTGAACAAATTGCCATGAAGGGGGGCAAGAAGCAGGTTCAGAAGCTGGAGAACAGG GTGAGGGAGCTGGAGAATGAGGTCGAGGGTGAGCAGAAGAAGGGTGCTGATGCAATCAAAGGAATTCGTAAATATGAGAGGCGTATCAAGGAACTCACCTACCAG ACTGATGAGGACCGCAAGAATATGACCCGCCTCCAAGACCTTGTGGATAAGCTGCAACTGAAAGTGAAAGCCTACAAGAGATCTGCCGAGGAAGCT GAGGAGCAGGCCAACAACCATCTGGGCAAGTTCCGCAAAATACAGCATGAGCTGGACGAGGCTGAGGAAAGGGCCGACATCGCTGAGTCTCAGGTCAACAAGCTGCGTGCCAAGAGCCGTGATGTTGGTTCCAAG